The genomic segment TGCGCCGCACCACGGCGGCCCGGCAGGAGTGGGCCGCCGTCGCCGACGGGCTGCACCGGCTGGGCGTCCGCCCGCCGTGCCTCGTCACCGGCAAGGAGTACGTCCCGATCGCCTTCTACGCGGGCTGCTCCTCCGCGGCGGCCGGCGGCCACGACGCCAACACCACGACGTCCGGACTCCGGCGGACCGCCGAGCGGCTGCCGACAGCCGTGCTCGTGGCACCGGGCGGCCGACTGCCCGGCTACGCCCGGTCCTGGGTCCCGCACCGGATGGGCGGCCTGCGGGTGTACGTCGGCCCGGCCGGCCGAGGTGGTGACCGGTGAAGGGCGGCTCGCCCCGCCGGGCCGGCGCGCCCGCACCACCCCGTCGGCCGCCGCCCGTCAGATCCCCAGGTCGTCGATGAAAGCGATCTTCGGCAGTTCCAGGGGATAGATCCGCGACCTCTCGACGGCGATCCACCGGATCAACGACTCGATGGATTCGATCGCGTCGTCGGGATCGGTGAACCCGGTCATGAGGCCGAGTACGTTCCGTGCGGCGCCCGCCATTTCGGGGTGGTACTTCTCGAATACCTCGCAGCACATTTCCGGGTCGCGCGTGTATGTCTGATGCCGCTCGGCGACCAGTTCGAGGCAGGCGCGGAGCACGCGTTTCACGAGGCGCATGATGAGCGTCCGGGTGAGGGCTTCGGAGGCGCCGGACATGGCGCTCGTGACCGTTTTGAGGTCAAGTTCAAGATTGAACAAATGGCTGAAGGCTTCCGCGTCTATCCGGTACGGGGCGATCCGCGGCGCGAAGTCCTCCCCGTACACCAGGGCCGACTGCGTTTTGATGTAGAAGCCACTTTTCCGGTCGGTGAGTACGGCCGTCGCGGACGTGATGGCGAGATCGATGTCGACGACGACCGAGTGCCGGCTGAGGGTGCGTTCCACGGCCTGCCGTATCCACGGCCGGTCGAAACCGCGCTCCTGGTACGTCACGGCTATCAGGTCGAGGTCCGAGCGGCCCCACTGGGCGGTTCCGGTGGCCACCGAACCCCTGAGATAAACGCTGGCGAGGTCCTCGTAGCGCGACTGGCATTCGTTCACCAGACTCTCGATGAGGGGGCGCCATTGCGGGCCCACCTTTTCGGCGTCGGCGAGATTGACCAGATGGCCGTCGGAATCGAGAGGAAGGAACACTAGTCGGTCCCCGCTGACAGCAACGTGCCCGCCGTGGCCGCCACTTCGAGGAACCGGTCGTTCTCCGCCGCGGTTCCCACGGTGACACGGGCGGCCTCGGGGAAGTCCCGGATGAGGACCCCGCCCGCCTTGCAGTGCGCCGCGAAGGCGGCCGGCTCGGCCATGGGGAGCCAGAAGAAGTTCGCGTGGGACACCGGGGTCCGGGGCACGAGCGCCTTCAGCACCGGGTACATCCGGGCGCGTTCCGCGGTGACGAAGTCGACACGGCGGCGCGCCTCCTTCTCCTGTTCGAGGGCGGCGAGCGCGGCGGCCTCGGCGAAGGTGCTCGTCGCGAAGGGGGCGAGCAACTTGCGCATGGCGGTGGCCACTTCCGGGGCGGCGGCCAGCCATCCCAGACGTACGCCGGCCAGGCCCCAGGCCTTCGACATGGTGCGCAGGACGACCACGTTGCGCCGGTGGCCGTACTCGACGAGCCCGTCCGGGACGTCGGGGTCGGTGACGAAGTCGCCGTACGCCTCGTCCAGGACCACCAGTACCGATTCGGGGACCGAGTCGATGAACTTCGTGAGCTCCGCGCGGGTGACGGCGGTGCTGGTGGGGTTGTTGGGGTTGCAGATGAGCACCACGCGGGTGTCGGCGGTGATCGCCGCCGACATCGCGTCGAGGTCCTGGCGGAAGTCGTCGGTGCAGGGCACCTGCACGGGGCGTACGTGACCGCCGACCGCGGCGACCGGATACGCCTCGTAGGAGCGCCAGGGGAAGACGAACTCCTGGCCGGGCTCGCACACCGCCTTCAACAGGAGTTCGAGGAGGTAGACGGAGCCGAAACCGGTCACGATCCGGTCCGACGTCACACCGTGGTGGTGGGCCAGGGCGTTGCGCAGGGCCACGGCCGCCATGTCCGGGTAGCGGTTGGTGTCCCCGGCGGCGGCGACGACGGCCTCCACGACACCGGGCAGCGGGCCGAAGGGAAGCTCGTTGAGCGCGAGTCTCGCGGCGTCGGGTGCCTGCGGGGCGCCGCTGCTGTCGAGCGGGATGGGGCTTGGCAGGTAGGACGGCAGGGCATCCAGTTCCGGCCGTGTGAGCTGCGCTTTCAACGGTCCTCCTGAGACGGGTGAACTCCGGTGCGGGGACGGGGTGCTGACGCCGGCGGGGATCGGGTCGGCCGGGGTGTCAGACCGCGCTGGGCACGGGCACCACGGGCATGCGGGAGGCTTCGGTGGTCCACACCCCGTCGACGTGCTCGATGAAGTCGTAGAGCGGCTTGAACTGCTCGCGCGCGCTGTCCTCGGACGCGACATAACGCTGCGTCTTGAGGGCGACGTCGTGCGGGATCGGTTCCAGCGGCCCGAGCCCCGCCGACAGCACCTGCGCCTTGCACGCCCTCTCCAGGGTCAGGTAGCGCCAGGCCGCCGCCTCGACCGAAGCACCGACGGTGAGCAGGCCGTGGTACTTGAGGATCAGGTTGTTGAACCCGCCGAGCGCCTCGGCCGTGGCCCGGCCGTCCTCGAACGTGTGGGGCAGACCGCCGAACTCGTGGTCCACCGCCTGGTCCTGGTAGAACGCGCAGGTGTCCTGGCTGGTGATCGGGAGAACCCTCCCGGTGCTCGCCCAGATGCGCCCGTACGGCGAATGGAAGTGCGAGGAGGCCACCACGTCCGGCCGCGCGGCCTGCACGCTGGAGTGCAGCACCAGGGCGCCAATGTTCACCGGGTGGTGTCCCACCAGCACATTGCCCTCGTAGTCGAGCAGGACGAGGTCGTCGACGTCGACCATCGACAGATGGACCCCGACGGGGTTGACCCAGAACGCGTTCGTCACCTCGGGGTCGCGGACCGCGAAGTGCCCGGCGAAACCCTCGCCCTCGTCGTAGCCCCACCGCGAGAAGAGGCGGAGTGCGGCGATCAGTTGGGTCAGCCGGTGCTGCCGCTCCTCAGCGGTCGACCGAATGATCTCGGGACCGTCGGAGTCGTTCACCAGGACGATCGAGCCCTTCATCGTGTATCCCGTCGTTGTTGGGTGGTTTGCCGATTACCGATGTGCCGATGTGCCGATGTGGGACGTGCCTGGTCCCCGCAGCCGCGGGCATCGGGACGGCCGCTGCGGGGGCGGGCTCGGGGGCGTGTTCCTGCCGGAGCGAAGGCGGTCACGTGGGAGGGGGCGTGCGGGGCGGGAGACTCAGGCGCACCCGCGTCTCCGCGTACCGGAGCCCTGTGTGCTGGAGCCCTCGCGTACCGGAGCCCCTGCATCCCGACATCCGTGGATCTCTGTGCCCGTGCGCGTGCCCGGCCCGTACGCGGCCCCGTCCCCGGGCTGCCGTCCCGGGGAAGGAGGTTCACCACCGCCGGGCCGCCACCGCCGGGCCGCCACCGCCGGGCCGCCACCGCCGGGCCGCCACCGCCGTGCCGCCGGCACCGCACGGCGGCGGCTGCACAGTGGTGGCGGAGGTGCGCGTCGGACCGCCGTCGGTGCGAGGCGGCCGAGCGAGGCGTGCCCGCCGTCCGGCGGGGCCTCGGCCCGGCCGGAAGGGCTGCTCAGGCGAGGGAGGCGTTCGCGAAGATGTCGGGGAACGCGTCGACGATGGCCTGCCTCATGGCCAGTTGCACGGTGTCGAAGTCGCCGTCGCCCGGCACCGAGACGAAGTCGGCGAACTCGGGGAGGCCGAGGTAGGCGTCCCGGAAGGACTCCAGGAAGTCCGGGTCCTCCTCATCGATGCCCCGCACGTTGATGCGGCGCACCGCTTCGGCCGGGGAGACGTCCAGGAAGATCGTGAGGTCCGGCTTGGGCGCACCTCCGAGCAGCCTGCGCAGGAAGTCGACGCTGCCGACACCCTCGGCCTTGGCCAGGGCGTACTGGCAGTAGACGTAGCGGTCGACGATCACGACGTCCGGAGACGTCGTGAGGGGCTCCGCGAGGAAGGTGACCCGGGCCAGCTGGGAGCAGGAGGAGATGAGACGCATGGTCTCGCCGCCGATGAGCTCCAAGTGGTCGGCGACACCCTCCTCTTCGGCGATGGCGTTGAGCGCCTTGCGTACGGGGGCCATGGTGAGGCTCCGGTGTGCCTGGCCCGGGATGCCCTGGGCGCGGAGCCATTCACCGAGCATGCGCACCTGGGTCGACTTGCCGGCTCCGTCCAGTCCCACCACGGCGACGAGTCGCCCGGTTCTGGATCCCGGCCCGGCAGGGTTTTGCTGTGCGCGCACTTGTACCGCCTAGTGAATCGTTCCGTCGCCGAAAAGTTGACGCCTGCCGTGCGGCTTTCGTAGGGGAACGCGAAAATCAAAGATGCCGAACCATGAAGATGAATCCATGGTTCTGAAGTCGTGACCCCCCGCCGACACCTGAGCGAACCTAGGTCCGTATCAGCCACGTTGTAAACCGCTTCTTCGATCGCGTCTCGGGTAATGAGACGGGAGGGGGTGAG from the Streptomyces sp. NBC_01335 genome contains:
- a CDS encoding class II aldolase/adducin family protein gives rise to the protein MKGSIVLVNDSDGPEIIRSTAEERQHRLTQLIAALRLFSRWGYDEGEGFAGHFAVRDPEVTNAFWVNPVGVHLSMVDVDDLVLLDYEGNVLVGHHPVNIGALVLHSSVQAARPDVVASSHFHSPYGRIWASTGRVLPITSQDTCAFYQDQAVDHEFGGLPHTFEDGRATAEALGGFNNLILKYHGLLTVGASVEAAAWRYLTLERACKAQVLSAGLGPLEPIPHDVALKTQRYVASEDSAREQFKPLYDFIEHVDGVWTTEASRMPVVPVPSAV
- a CDS encoding nucleotidyltransferase domain-containing protein; translated protein: MFLPLDSDGHLVNLADAEKVGPQWRPLIESLVNECQSRYEDLASVYLRGSVATGTAQWGRSDLDLIAVTYQERGFDRPWIRQAVERTLSRHSVVVDIDLAITSATAVLTDRKSGFYIKTQSALVYGEDFAPRIAPYRIDAEAFSHLFNLELDLKTVTSAMSGASEALTRTLIMRLVKRVLRACLELVAERHQTYTRDPEMCCEVFEKYHPEMAGAARNVLGLMTGFTDPDDAIESIESLIRWIAVERSRIYPLELPKIAFIDDLGI
- a CDS encoding histidinol-phosphate transaminase; the protein is MKAQLTRPELDALPSYLPSPIPLDSSGAPQAPDAARLALNELPFGPLPGVVEAVVAAAGDTNRYPDMAAVALRNALAHHHGVTSDRIVTGFGSVYLLELLLKAVCEPGQEFVFPWRSYEAYPVAAVGGHVRPVQVPCTDDFRQDLDAMSAAITADTRVVLICNPNNPTSTAVTRAELTKFIDSVPESVLVVLDEAYGDFVTDPDVPDGLVEYGHRRNVVVLRTMSKAWGLAGVRLGWLAAAPEVATAMRKLLAPFATSTFAEAAALAALEQEKEARRRVDFVTAERARMYPVLKALVPRTPVSHANFFWLPMAEPAAFAAHCKAGGVLIRDFPEAARVTVGTAAENDRFLEVAATAGTLLSAGTD
- a CDS encoding dTMP kinase, which produces MVGLDGAGKSTQVRMLGEWLRAQGIPGQAHRSLTMAPVRKALNAIAEEEGVADHLELIGGETMRLISSCSQLARVTFLAEPLTTSPDVVIVDRYVYCQYALAKAEGVGSVDFLRRLLGGAPKPDLTIFLDVSPAEAVRRINVRGIDEEDPDFLESFRDAYLGLPEFADFVSVPGDGDFDTVQLAMRQAIVDAFPDIFANASLA